TAGAAGACAAAAAGCCATGGGCACCtttataattgaaaacaaaGTAAGAAGAATAAGGTCAATTTTACAATACGATGATTTTTATATTCTGCAACCAAGTCCAATTACCTAGTCACCATCGGTAGCAAGAGACATATCTTTCCTTTAATTTTCAGCTCTTTTCatcttgtaattttcttttttcagatattgaTAAATTGCCCAACACGCTTGCAGCTCTTTGTGGACAATATCTgggttttatataatttaattctaaataaCCCTACCTGGTGAGTTGAATGGTATAACTCCTGGTTGGTCAGAACTGCAAAGCCCCCTGCATGCCTCAATTTGGACTTTCATGCACATGAAAGTGAGGGCTGAGGTTTGTGTTAAAAATATAGAGTTAACTGCTAAATCTTTTTGTACCATTGTATTCGGTGCTTGATATTTGCATGCAGACAGTGAGTTTAGTACAGGGGTGACTAAGTTTCTTATTGTAGTGGTAGAAAATCTAATGCACGAGAATAATTTTCTGAGGCTAGACTATGTTGTACAcatgatagttttaaaatataaagatgcAAAAAGACATAAGAAACAAATCATAATgcttacaaaaaatatattgaaagttATTAACTACTCATCAGTGAAATTATAAGCCCAAAGCTCAGAAATTTAGCAACTACAGACACAGctagaaagaaaaatcaaagaatcATTTAATATTTGAGGAAAGctcataaaaaatgtttaaatgtAAGACTTCCAACTTGGATGATTGTGAACATATTTGTTGACCAAGAAACTTCAGTAGGAATACGTACAAGCCAAACGACTTAAATTTACACGACCCAACGAAACCATTACTATCTATTTAGCCTACTATTATCATTACAACCATCTCAAACGAGAAAAGGATATCACAAAGTTAATAAGCCTCAACCATACAGAGCTTAAAATTTAGCACAAAACAGCAAATGCTATAAAACTGTAATAATGAACAAGCAGATGTAAGTCACTAAATCCACAACAATTTATAGTCTcaatcttaaaataaataactaaacatAGTTTGACATGTCCAGTCTTATACCAAACTACTAGCAGtcctttgaaaaaaattaataataataattctgaATTCAAATGGccatatgaaaatatttagcATAGAGAGTAAAAAATGGCACCAATTACAATTTGAAACACTTGatatagttaaataaaaaaatatatgctcTGAATcgaagaattcaaaatttactaGAATAGCAATGAGTGTGCAGTTTTGCAAATACAGGCAATGTTATTGTCATGTCTCATTAATCAATAGCTAGGATAGCTATCTAATATTCTCAAACAATAATGTAGCAGTTGAGTGAAGCAAACCCACATTTCCTGTGTTCCAAAGAATTGAACAAAATGTTTCTTGGGGTCTGGAGCTCGATCCCAGTCTTCAGGTCGACTGATCTGAAAGTTCAAAACCCACCAAAGTACAACTCAAATACTAACCAAATAACCGTGAAACCAAAACATCCAAACAGAGGTAAATCAGTATTGTACAAAATGAAGAACTTAGACCAATGTTGATAAAAACAAGAGGTTATGGCAGAAAAAGGTTTGACTGGATAAAAAAGTTTAACTCGTCAAACTGCTCAACATTACAGAGAAAAGAAGCTGCAACAGAACTACTATTCCAAGGAAATTTTCTATATCCACATCTCacaataattaagaaaattatatgaaaCAGATAAAACTAGCATATAACAATCTCTAGTTCAAATCGAAGCAGAAAAATAAACCTAGTATTGTATAGAATGATAATAAATTTCTataggaattaaaattttgttttccccCATTTCAACACTAAGAACTTCAGAGCTTTGTCGAGAAAAAGCTCAAACCAATCTCAGTAACTGATAAACTAAAAAGTTACATCATAATTTCACGAAAAATagaaattcaaaccaaaaagaATTAAAAGCATTCACTAAGTCATCGCCAGAACAGAAAACACTTAGAAAATAAATACAGAAAAAGAACTATCTAATTTAACACCCAACACCCACTAAAACAAATTGAGCCCAAAAAACCCCTAATACGCGCCAGAAAATCATGTCCATCGAATACAGTCATCTTATAAAGCAAATAAcggaaaagaatgaaaattgaagagaaaatgaCCTTGGCAGGCCAGGCTGGAAAGCCCTTGACTTTGGCGAGAACAAGATCCCCCACACTCAACTGACTCTTGGCTTTGGCCTTGTTGCCTCCCCTTTTACGACCCCCAGCCATGTCGATTTTATCTACAAATCTATCCTAAGCAACCTAGATagtaattaaaacaataatagaAACAATACCTCCGAAAACGCAATCGATACGAATAGCGATAGAATCCAAATCGAAAAACCTAAAATCCAAGTAATTAAGCCGGAGATTCCGCCGGCGGCGAGGATTTCCGGCAACGGAAAGAGCTACGGCATCGCCAAAAAAGAAGCGATTGATAATGGGGAGAGACGGCTGGAGTGGAGCGAGAGATTGAGGAGGTTGACgagagcgagagagagagaatatgcTTAGTGAAGGAAGGTGAGGCTATTGTGTTGTGATCGTGTTGTGAATAATGAGGGGAGTAGGGGGGGGAGGTTTGGTAAATTGAGGGATATTTAGTACGCGTGACGTGAGAGAATGAGCTGAGCTAAGTCGCCTGCCGCTTGTGTTTCATCCTTTTCCTGGCTGTCGGTGTTTTTCACTCTCCCTCCcctattttttatactttttttattctaattattttatctttatttgtttacacttatatatttattctttctTAAACAACATAATATGTCATGGGCCTGATGGCACATTAATCCTGCCATGTAATAATTTACCCACTCATTGTATACGTATAACTAATAATAATGaagacaataaataataaagttacAAAATCATATACTATCTCCGAGGAAGACTATTAGGGAAGaaaccaaagaaagaaaaaacaaagggAGAGAGAACAGTAAACATTATCGTCTAAAGTGAgcaaaagaaattttgaaaaggaTTATCACTTtctaaattttgagtaaaaaaaaattattatttttatcgttaatattaataataaatcttaataaaaaataaatatttaaattttttaaaattaacaagatataaatttaaaatttcaccgtATCTAGAGTGGGAATAAGTTCAATTTGGCCTTAAAAAGTTTTTGAGTTAAATCATCCTATGATAAATAAGACCAGGTAGAATATAAAGCTATTGACCCAAATTCATTAAAGAGAGCAGTCTAGTCAACCACTCTTCAACTAGTCTTGAAGGTACAAGTCAACCAAAACATATACCCATTCacacaaacatattttttaccattactgtgataaattttaaaaaattgtttcacttatttttacacaaatttaaGCCTTTTTCCCAATTTTGGAGGTAAAACAAGGACTTCAAACTTATACCATCTTACCAGTtggaaattcaataaaattaagttttatgcCAATATCAATCTGAGCATGCAATGTTGCGATACATCTTCGTACCATAATCACTCAATCTAACTgtaacagaaaataaaattgtagaCCTGATTTGTCATATTTGGAACAAGCTAAAGTTTGAATCACAGGTCCATTGGATCAACCTGAAGTCAATCAATTGTTAGAAAAGAAACTACAAAATCATACTCATCTTACAGCACAATCCAACCTTAGCATTCTTGAATGAGTAATTTTCAGTAGGTTGAGCGTTTATTATGATCAACACCTATGAGAATAACGTGAAAGTCTTCTCTACTCAAAAGACAATCAAGCGGCATGGTTATACCAAGACACTATGCCAAACCAACTAAATCCAGTAATATACAACGCAACTTCAGAAGGCCAAGAGGCAACATCAAGAATCATGGAACCTTAGAAATAGATAACTAGCCTAAAAGTCCAATTACCATTGTCAAAACAagtccaaaattcatcatttttcatGATTTACCATTATATTCATGCCATAGCCAAACAGCAACTGCACAAACATAGAAAGGAAATTGATGAAGCTTCTCTTAGGTGTAGGTTTTGTGGTATTTGACAGCCAATTTCTCAACATGCATGGTAAAAAACCTAGGAGATACTCTTGAAAGCTTTGGCCCAATATGTGAAAAATCCATAAAGTTGGAGTAATAACTATTAGATGTAGAAATCTTTAAAATTGGGCACTTTGTAAACCTCAAATCTCAAGACCAACTTGACCCACAGCAAAAAGTATTTAATGTATATCATACATAATACCCAACGTAACTCATAGATTTTAGCTTCTTTACCACaaatttaccaaataaatagtaaacaTTCATCAATAACTCATATAAAATCCAGCATTGTCCTGCTTATATATAACTAAATCCATGATAATCACAAACAGAGATCCAGATGTGCAAGTGCCactttgtttaccaaattgataGATAATGCAGTCAAATTGCTGCATCAAGCAAAGTCCAAACTGAAATTTGAGTTTACATCAAGTAAACCATCCCCCTACACCAAAATTCCACTAACAATGAAGATGTTGAGAAGCATAAAGAAGAATTTACATCTGAAGAATAATTAATGaacagataaaatattatttatgaatgtATGTCAACAAAATTGCATCAGAAAAAGGATGTATATACTATAGACTAAAGGAGCAAAAGacccaaaataaaacaaaaggaTGATACTTCCATCTtacaaaaggaaaaacaaatgcaaagaaaagggtaaaaaattttattaatatttacaaattttagaaTGAGCATATATAAGCTTGCGATCCAGTAAACTTTTGACTAttagcaattaaaaaaaattaaggatctCAGACTTAATTTAGGTCAAAAGGAATTTTTATGGTAAAACCTTAAAAAGATTATGGAAAATAGCAATCAGATACAGAGGGTCAATCAATAATCACAATGGAAAACTTCAGAATTGGTTGTAAGAAAATACAAGATCAAGAAAGAAGAGTTGCACAAAGAAAATCACCCATAAAAGCAATAAATATCCTATAAGCCTAAACTAAGGCTCCAAGTTAAAAACTTATTCAATCATAAACTAAAGGCAACTTGATCTTCAAAATCTGGCATTGGCATACatcaaatattgtattttaacCTATGCGAAAAGAAATCATAAATGACCACAAAGAAGACTTACACAAAAATTAGTAGGGGTAAATGAGGTCTGAGTACCCACCCCAACAAACGGAACTGGAATCAAAACCGGCTGGTTCCTAGAATTTAGGAACCAGAACTAAAACCTATCCAATTGGTTCCGGTAATGTTcaccatttatttatttatatatttgacttTTTGGAAAAAGTAATTCAAGAatattttcaatctttcaatttgaaaaatacatagcAAGATCTAGATTATGACTCTTTCGTCTACTTCAGTATCATcataggataaaaaaaatcatcaacaagaTCCTCaagctttgaaaaaaaaaaaaaatagagaagctatttaaaatgaatgaagGCAAAACAATGATACTGCATCAATAACAGATacaaaataaagagagagagagagagacaaaaCTCATCTCTGTACAGTCTCTAAAACTTTGAAGAGATAGCAGATTTAAGTTTATCAGGTTAAGAATGAAGAAAATGGTTTTCGatcatgaaaaatatataagaggAGTCAAGCTTGTTATGTTATGACCACAGAAAAGTTGAGAAACATTCAAATAAGTGCAAGAGAATGAAATGAAACACTACGAAAGATGGACGTTGAGAGATGAAAAAGGTCATTGAAATCAAGCGACTAAGAGTGGACTAAAACGGAAAAAGCTAGCCCAGACAAGTTGAAATATTGTTGTGGGTGAGGGCAGCACCGGAAGAGAACATTGTCCCCAGTCGTCAACAGTGACGGAAGGTAAATTTGGGCTCAATAGAGGCCAGGCAGGAGGGAAACATTAAGAAAGCAGCCTTGTTGCAGTCAAAAACCCATAACAAGAACACCAGAAGTAAAGAGAATTCTCTCCCATTGACTCTCCTCCCCAACTCTCTCTAACTGGAAAACTACAGGTTTCTGccttttttatatgtttttaaaaaacatcGTTTTTCAGTTATagatgtttaataaaaatattgcgTCGGGTATCCAATGAAATACCAAACATATGGTTGTGGATTCGGTTTTGGGTTGATTCCGGTTCCTAAGAAGGGTATAACCGAAACTGCATCCTACCTGGGGTAGGCCGGTTCCATGTAGGAACTAGAATCGAAATTCGGTTACTCAACGGTTGCAGTTTCAGGCAGGTAATTTACTCACCCCTAGAAATTAACAACATCCTTTTTCTATGGCTACATCAGCATGCAAAGGATAAGTCAAGTTGCGAGTCACAAATCAAGATCAGCTATTTGTGCATGCTCTTCACAAATGTACGTCTTTTCAGTCATGTACAACACCCTAAAAAGACcttcaaatacaaaaaatttacataaatcCCCAAACAATACCCGCTTCTATAAACCAAAACCGAATTATgattttcaaatcttaaaaGGTAACTGCTCTCAAGCATTATTCAATCAAAGTCACCGAAGAATCTATAGCAGCACAGTATCCTACACCAATTATACTAATCTTCATGATTTAGAAACTTATATCCAAACATGTCCCAAAAAAAGGCACAATAATAGACAGTACCAATAGTCAATGACAAGCACACCAGAAAATGAGAGACAAGGTGAAAACTAAAATATTCcagaaagaaataaattttgtattactCCATAACCAGCATCTCaaataaagtttacaaaattagaaACATTAATATCTTACCCTCAATCCTAATTTGAACCTTTCTCTTTACCTTCTTTGCCTTCTTTCCCAACAGCATCAGTCACCAAAGACATTGGTCTTTGATCAATAACTTCATCAATTATACCAAATTCCTTGGCCTCTTCCGGGGTCATAAAGTAATCTCTATCCATATTCTTTTGAATGACATCTATTGACTGCCCTGTGTGCTTTGAATACAATGCATTCAATGAATCCCATACCCGAACTATCTGTTTTGTGTGAATTGTCATATCCTTTGCCTGCCCACTGTATCCTCCAGATGGCTGATGAATCATAACTGTGGCATTTGGGAGTGCCCTCCTCTCTCCCTTGGCGCCTGCAGCTAAAAGTAAGGAAGCCATCGATGCAGCTTGACCTAAACAAATGGTATTAATTGGAGATCGAATGTATTGCATGGTATCATAGATTGCAAGGCCTgtataagaagaaaaaaggattAGTAAAATACTTATAATATTGACTTATGACCACTATCATATTCATTTTATCAATGTGTGAGATTAAATGACtgataaaaaatatcacttttatCTATGGTAAGGTAAAACAGATAATGCA
This sequence is a window from Mangifera indica cultivar Alphonso chromosome 5, CATAS_Mindica_2.1, whole genome shotgun sequence. Protein-coding genes within it:
- the LOC123217378 gene encoding ATP-dependent Clp protease proteolytic subunit 2, mitochondrial-like, with the protein product MQNMRSLISSSGIRRILQSSRASSSFIASRSYALIPMVIEHSSRGERAYDIFSRLLKERIVCINGPINDDTAHVVVAQLLFLESENPSKPIHMYLNSPGGHVTAGLAIYDTMQYIRSPINTICLGQAASMASLLLAAGAKGERRALPNATVMIHQPSGGYSGQAKDMTIHTKQIVRVWDSLNALYSKHTGQSIDVIQKNMDRDYFMTPEEAKEFGIIDEVIDQRPMSLVTDAVGKEGKEGKEKGSN